The genomic segment ACGCGCCCGCCGTGACACGACAGCTCCACGGAATCCTCGCCCGTGTAGCTGCGCGGCGCACGCATAACGTTAAGCAACACGGTATCAATCAGCCCGTCGTCGGATACGACGCGCCCGAAATGCACCGTGTGCGACTCGAAGCTCGCCGGATCGCCGCTCACCCCGCGGAACACGCGCCCGGCAATCGCCACCGCGTCCGGCCCGCTCAGCCGCACAATGCCCAGCGCCCCGCGCCCCGCCGCCGTCGCAATCGCCGCGATCGTGTCGCTCTCCGTCGGCATGGGATTCGTGGCGCCGGGCTCGCTCACGGGCGGCGTCCTCCGCCCAGCGTGATCCGGCCGGTGAAGAGGCGATACGTCCCGACCACCGCTCCGCTCACGGCGCGGCCGGGCCCGAGCAGGCGCACGAGGCGCAGCTTGAGGTTCTCAGAGGGGTGAGCGAGGTAGCCCACCGTGCCGCTAAGGGCCTCATGGTCAAGCGTCGGGCGGCACACCCATGCTATCGCGGAGTACACGATCAGCGCGCCGGCCACCATCCCAAGGTGCGCTGTCGTACGCTCGACCCCGCCCAGGATGAAGATGAGGTAGTAGAGCCCGCCGACGATGGCGGCCGACAGTACCCAGCAGCCCAGCACGCCGCCCAGGGTCGTGGGACCGTGGCGCATCCGGCGCGGGGGGATCCGGCTGCTCTCCAGCGGGGCATCGGTGCCCCAACCGCACGACGGACAGAACGCCTTCCCTGTCCGGTAAGAGAGGCTTGTCTGGCGCCCGCACCTCGGGCACTCCTTCATCGCTCACCTCCTGCACCTCGAGCGCACCCATCGTACCACGAGCGCGCCGGGACCGCACCGCAAACGCCCGTAACGGCCCACGGCCCGCGCCCGCGAGTTGCACACTCACAGCCACCGCGTAACGAGCCGCACAAGGCCGCTCGCCGCGTCCGCAATCGCCCGCGCGGAATGGAGCATCAGGCGCAGGATGAGGCCATGAACAAGCTGCCCCGTGATGCAGCCGATCGGGTCCAGGATCGTGTCGGCCGACACCGGCTCGATCGAGCGCAGCACGGCCCCGACAGTGCCATAGCCGGCCATCGCCCCAATGAAGATCAGCCCGCTAACGACGGTGAGCGGCGTCTTGCTCACGTCGAACACGAGCCAGAACGCGCCAGCGATGAACACCAGCGCGATCACAAGATGCCAGACCAGCTTGACGCGGTCCTCGCCGCGCAGACCGGCTTCTTGGGTCTGGACGCCGCGCGGCGGTTCCTCGAGCACGTCGTACCCGCACGCCCGGCAGTAGACCTCGTAGCCTTGCTCGTTGCGCTCGAGCCGCGTGCCGCAGAACGGGCAGAGGATCATAAACCGAATCGACTCCCCATCTGACCGTTGCCCGAACCGCCTACGTCACCCCCTCCGCCTCGGCCCGCAGCCGCCTGGCGAATGAAGCGGAAGGTGTGCACGATGGCCAGACCGATCACCCGGCCGGGGAAAAGGGCGATGGCGAGCGCGAGGTTGTTCTCGCCTTGTTCGTCCGCCCGTCGCCCGCTGTACGACGGGCCGTTGTAGAGCCAGTTGCTCCCCTCCTCGTCGGCGGCCGGCTGCAGGAAGTAGCCGACCACCGCATACGCCACGACGCCGCCCACGAAGAACAGCAGGTTCCTGTCGGTCGGCTTGACCTTCGCCAGATCGAACACGGCCCACGCGGCGATGGCCGTCACAACCGCGGAAACCAGCCACAGCAGCACAACGTTCGTCAGATTCGTCACTGGGACCGGGCACTTCCTGGACTGAGCAGGTCGTCTATCGTATTCCGGCACGGAGGCCGGCCGCCCCGTCCTCCAGCCGCACGTTGGGCACGAAAGCTCCCCCGTTTCGTAGCGGATCCTGATTCGTCGTCCGCACGCCGGGCACTTGGTCATCATCGCTCTGTCCCTCCACTCGCCGCACGGCCACTATGATACCACGTGCGGCAAGGCCCAGTGGTGGCCGCCTCTCATGTGCCCAGGCGATGAGTGGGGAAGCCAGACCGAGCCCGCTCCTGCAACTCCCTGAGCCGGCGCCGGGCACAGACAAAGCGGTACGCGCCGATCGCACCGAGCGCCATGAGCCTGCCCGGACAGAGCAGCAACCACAAGAGCCACAAGCGCGTTGTCACGTGCATCGTCGGCGAGAACTGCCCGAGCCGACCCAACATGGTGAAGGGCTCGAGCGTGGACCGGCGGGCCACCACCCATCCCACAACGGCATAGACAGTCACCCCACAGGCAAACAGAACGACGCTGAGCAGGGACGCCCGGATTCCATAGAAGCCGAACGTGACGAGGGCGGCAAGGGCCACGACGCTGCCCGAGACAAGCAGGGCGCCAACGAGTTGGACCGGATGTGCCTCCTTCGCAAGATCTTCCCTCTCGACCGCCTCACGCAGCTCGGGGGCGTCGGGCCGAGAGACCCCCAGCCGCAAGCCGGACAGAGGGAACGCCCGAGCTCCTCGCGGTACCGAGTCTGCTTTCCGCACATGGGGCAGTTCATGAGGCACGCCTACTCAGCCGGCCACCGCACGCGGAGCCATCGCGCGCTCCGGTTGCCACACCACATTGTAGCATGCCCGCACGCGACCAAGGTCGCGCGCAAGCAGGCCGGATCTTCCCCGTGCCCCCCGTGCTCGCCCGGCGGAGGCGGGTGCTTTCTGGTCGGGTCTCAGATATCCTTGTTGTCCGACTCGTCTTTGGTCGTGTAGCCGGAGTCCTGGCGGGCGAAGTTGATCTCGTTCTTCTTCGTGTAGGCGGCGTAGACATCGTCGGCGCTCAGCCCCACGGTTTGGGCGAGCGAGATGAGGAAATGGAACAGGTCGACGATCTCGACCCGGGCGTTCTGCTTCTCGAACTTCTGGTAGTTGGCCCACCACTTCCACGGCACGCTGTCGACAAGCTCGGCGAGCTCCTGGCCGAGTGCGCGCGAGTAGTTGAGCACCCACTCGACGCGCGCATCGTCGTCCATCGTGTCGGTGTCCTGGCCGATGCGGCGGTTGAGCTCCTTCTGCATCACGAACATCATGTCGAGCTTGTCGCCCACAGCGTACCTCCTTCGCGCGGAATCTCCCGCGCCCCGAGCAGTTCCTTGACGGGCGCAAACCCCTTACGGTGCGCGGGACACGGCCCGTGTTTCCTGAGCATCTCGACGTGGTGCTTTGTGCCGTATCCCTTGTGCCGCGCGAAACCGTACGCGCCGTACTGCCCGTCAAGCTCGAGCATCAACCGGTCACGCGTCACCTTGGCGACAATCGACGCCGCCGCGATCGACGCGCTGAGCCGGTCGCCCTTGACGATGCGCCGGTGCGGCAGCGTCATCCCCTTGATGAACGTGCCGTCGACGAGCAGGAAGTCGGGCTGCACGGGCAGCGCCTCGACGGCGCGAATCATTGCCCGCCACGTCGCCCCGAGAATGTTGAGCGCCTCGATCTCCTCGACCGAGCAGACACCCACACCGGCGCGCACCTCGGGATCGGCCGCAAGCCGCGCAAAGACCGCCTCGCGCGCTGCGGCGGTGAGCCGCTTTGAATCGTCGATCCCCGCGATGAGCCGCTCGCGCGGCAACACGACCGCCGCAGCCACCACCGGGCCCGCGAGCGGTCCGCGTCCGGCCTCGTCGACGCCGGCCACGCACCGTCGCCCGGCCGCCCACGCCTCGCGCTCGTAGACGAGCATCGCCTCGAGCCGCTCGATCTCAGGATCCGGAATCCCCGCGCTGTCCATGCCCGCAGTATGCCGACGCCGGGTTTGAGCGGCAAGAGCGAATCGGAGAGTCGAGCCGACACGAGGCCGGACGAAAAGAGGAACGCCGGCGGCAAGCCAGCGCACGAATGCGTTCACCGAATGCGCTCTTCAATGGCAGAGCATTGGCCCGAGGATCCGAGCCGCTCGGCCTCTCGCGCCTTACGACGCGCGGCGCTTGGCCTTGACGCGGGCGGCCTTGCCGATCTTCTCGCGCAGGTGGTAGAGCTTGGCGCGGCGCACGTGGCCCTCGCGCACCACCTCGATCTTGTCGAGCCGCGGCGAGTGCAGGGGGATGACGCGCTCGACGCCCTCGCCGTATACGACGCGCCGCAGCGTGATCGATTCCGAGGTGCCGCCGCCCTTGCGCGCGATCACGGTGCCCGTGAACGGCTGGCTGCGCTCGCGGTCACCCTCGACGATCTTGATCCAGACCTTGATCGTGTCGCCGATGTTGAACTCCGGCAGGTCGCTGCGGAGCTGTTCCTTCTCAATCGCCTTGATTGCTTCCATTGCGCTCATCATTTTCCGCTGCTTCGCCATGCGTAGCCTATCCGTTCTGGTAGTGGAACGGCTTACTGTACGGATTATTCCCCGTTCGTCAAGTCCGGACGCCGCTCCCGGGTACGTTTTTCGGCCTGCTCTCGCCGCCACCGGGCGATCTCGCCGTGATTGCCGCTCAGCAGCACCTCCGGTACTCGCATCGCCCTGAAAACCTCGGGGCGCGTGTAGTGGGGGCAGTCAAGCAGCCCGTTCGAGAACGAGTCCTGTTCGGCCGAGTCCTCGTGTCCGAGCACCCCCGGCAACAGCCTGACCACGGCATCCACGAGCACCATGGCAGGCAGTTCTCCGCCCGTGAGCACGTAGTCGCCGATGCTAATCTCCTCGTTCACAAGGGCTTGGCGCACCCGCTCATCGACGCCCTCGTAGTGGCCGCACAGCACGGCGAACGCCTCGCGTCCCGCCAGCTCCATGGCCTTGGCGTGAGTCAGCGGTGTTCCCTGGGGCGTCATATATACTAGTGGCG from the Verrucomicrobiota bacterium genome contains:
- a CDS encoding tRNA uridine-5-carboxymethylaminomethyl(34) synthesis GTPase MnmE, with the translated sequence MPTESDTIAAIATAAGRGALGIVRLSGPDAVAIAGRVFRGVSGDPASFESHTVHFGRVVSDDGLIDTVLLNVMRAPRSYTGEDSVELSCHGGRV
- a CDS encoding TFIIB-type zinc ribbon-containing protein codes for the protein MILCPFCGTRLERNEQGYEVYCRACGYDVLEEPPRGVQTQEAGLRGEDRVKLVWHLVIALVFIAGAFWLVFDVSKTPLTVVSGLIFIGAMAGYGTVGAVLRSIEPVSADTILDPIGCITGQLVHGLILRLMLHSARAIADAASGLVRLVTRWL
- a CDS encoding dUTPase yields the protein MMFVMQKELNRRIGQDTDTMDDDARVEWVLNYSRALGQELAELVDSVPWKWWANYQKFEKQNARVEIVDLFHFLISLAQTVGLSADDVYAAYTKKNEINFARQDSGYTTKDESDNKDI
- a CDS encoding ribonuclease HII codes for the protein MDSAGIPDPEIERLEAMLVYEREAWAAGRRCVAGVDEAGRGPLAGPVVAAAVVLPRERLIAGIDDSKRLTAAAREAVFARLAADPEVRAGVGVCSVEEIEALNILGATWRAMIRAVEALPVQPDFLLVDGTFIKGMTLPHRRIVKGDRLSASIAAASIVAKVTRDRLMLELDGQYGAYGFARHKGYGTKHHVEMLRKHGPCPAHRKGFAPVKELLGAREIPREGGTLWATSST
- the rplS gene encoding 50S ribosomal protein L19 translates to MEAIKAIEKEQLRSDLPEFNIGDTIKVWIKIVEGDRERSQPFTGTVIARKGGGTSESITLRRVVYGEGVERVIPLHSPRLDKIEVVREGHVRRAKLYHLREKIGKAARVKAKRRAS
- the trmD gene encoding tRNA (guanosine(37)-N1)-methyltransferase TrmD, which encodes MRIDLLTLFPEMFAGPFDESIIKRARERGLVDIRIHNIRDHSHGKHRTADDRPFGGGPGMVMTPGPICECFETEVPAGTPLVYMTPQGTPLTHAKAMELAGREAFAVLCGHYEGVDERVRQALVNEEISIGDYVLTGGELPAMVLVDAVVRLLPGVLGHEDSAEQDSFSNGLLDCPHYTRPEVFRAMRVPEVLLSGNHGEIARWRREQAEKRTRERRPDLTNGE